From Rubripirellula reticaptiva, the proteins below share one genomic window:
- a CDS encoding RNA polymerase sigma factor, protein MHQTLMLSPHPTDNDTTSPTLLFAIREGNAVAWQRLVRIYGPLVVGWCRRCGLQESDAFDVSQEVLLGVSESLDRFELRPIQTPGTGSFRGWLWTITRNKIADHQRRTAGKAQAGGGTGALQQILSLPDQSPETTEDVADLHLRLLGELKLSFNETTWTAFWRVAVEGDAAKDVADDLGISVWAIYKAKSRILAKLREHFGENLE, encoded by the coding sequence ATGCATCAAACCTTAATGCTCTCACCACATCCCACGGACAACGACACGACTTCGCCGACGCTGCTGTTTGCGATCCGCGAAGGCAACGCCGTGGCTTGGCAGCGGCTCGTGCGGATTTACGGCCCCTTGGTGGTCGGATGGTGTCGTCGCTGCGGATTGCAAGAATCTGACGCGTTTGACGTCAGCCAAGAGGTGCTGCTAGGCGTCAGCGAGTCGCTGGACCGTTTCGAGCTTCGACCGATACAGACGCCAGGCACCGGATCATTCCGAGGCTGGTTGTGGACGATCACCCGCAACAAGATTGCTGACCACCAACGACGTACTGCTGGTAAAGCCCAAGCTGGTGGCGGCACGGGCGCTCTTCAGCAAATCCTATCGCTGCCGGATCAATCGCCGGAAACGACCGAAGACGTCGCTGATCTGCATCTGCGACTGCTCGGTGAACTAAAACTTTCATTCAACGAAACGACTTGGACAGCGTTTTGGCGGGTCGCTGTCGAAGGCGATGCCGCTAAGGATGTGGCTGATGACTTGGGCATTTCCGTATGGGCTATCTACAAAGCGAAGTCGCGAATACTGGCGAAACTGAGAGAACATTTCGGAGAAAATCTTGAGTAA